Genomic segment of Pongo pygmaeus isolate AG05252 chromosome 1, NHGRI_mPonPyg2-v2.0_pri, whole genome shotgun sequence:
tcaaaagagacaaagaaggccattacataatggtaaagggatcaattcaacaagaagagctaactatcctaaatacatatatgcacccaatacaggagcacccagattcatgaagcaagtccttagagacctacaatgTACAAtgagactcagactcccacacaataataatgggagactttaacaccccactgtcaacattagacagatcaacgagacagaaagttaacaaggatatccagcacttgaactcagctctgcactaagccaacttaatagacatctacagaactttccaccctaaatcaacaaaatatacattcttctcagcaccacacaattattccaaaattgaccacacagctggaagtaaagcactcctcagcaaatgtaaaagaacagaaattataacaaactggcTCTCAGACCGCagggcaatcaaattagaactcaggattaagaaactcactcaaaactgcacaactacatggaaactgaacaatctgctcctgaatgactactgggtacataacaaaatgaaggcagaaataaagatgttctttgaaaccaacgagaacaaagacacaacataccagaatctctgggacacatttaaagcagtgtgtagagggaaatttatagcactaaatgcccacaagacaaagcaggaaagatctaaaattgataccctaacatcacaattaaaagaactagagaagcaagagcaaaccattcaaaagctagcagaaggcaagaaataactaagatcagagcagaactgaaggagatagagacacaaaaaacccttccaaaaaaaaaatcaatgaatccaggagctggttttttgaaaggatcaacaaaattgatagaccgctagcaagactaatgaggaagaaaagagagaagaatcaaatagacgcaataaaaaatgatgaaggggatatcaccactgatcccacagtaatacaaactaccatcagagaatactataaacacctctacgcaaataaattagaaaatccaaaagaaatggataaattcctggacacatacaccctcccaagactaaaccaggaaaaagctgaatctctgaatagaccaataacaggctctgaaattgaggcaataattaatagcctaccaaccaaaaaaagtccaggaccagacactCACAGACGAATTTtaccaaaggtacaaagaggagctggtaccattccttctgaaactattccaatcaacagaaaaagagggaatcctccctaactcattttatgaggccagcatcattctgataccaaagcctggcagagacacaacaaaaaaagagaattttagaccaatatctctgatgaacatcgatgcaaaaatactcaataaaatactggcaaaccgaatccagcagcacatcaaaaagcttacccaccacgatcaagttggcttcatccctgggatgcacaGCTGGTTCAACACATggaaaccaataaatgtaatccatcatataaacagaaccaaagacaaaaatcacatgattaactcaacagatgcagaaaaggctttcaacaaaattcaacagcccttcatgctaaaaactctcaattaactaggtattgatgggatgtagctcaaaataataagagctatttatgacaaacccacagccaatatcatgctgaatgggcaaaaactggaagcattccctttgaaaactggcacaagacagggatgccctctctcaccacttctattcaacacagtgctggaagttctggccagggcaatcaggcaggagaaagaaataaagggtattcaattaggaaaagaggaagtcaaattgtccctgtttgcagataacatgactgtatatttagaaaaccccatcgtctcagcccaaaatctccctaggctgataagcaacttcagcaaagtctcaagacacaaaatcaatgtgcaaaaatcacaagcattcctatacaccaataacaaacagagagccaaatcatgagtgaactcccattcacaattgcttcaaagagaataaaatacctaggaatccaacttacaagggatgtgaaggaactcttcaagaactacaaaccactactgaACGAAATAaaggaagacacaaacaaatggaagaacatcccatgttcatggataggaagaaccaatatcgtgaaaatggccatactgcccaaggtaatttatagattcaatgctatccccatcaagctaccaatgactttctttacagaattggaaaaaactactttaaagttcatatggaaccaaaaaagtgcccacattgccaagtcaatcctaagcaaaaagaacaaagctggaggcatcatgctacctgacttcaaactatactacaaggccacagtaagcaaaacagcatggtaatggtaccaaaacagagatatagaccaacggaacagaacagagccctcagaaataataccacacatctacagccatctgatctttgacaaacctgacaaaaacaagaaatggggaaaggattccctatttaataaatggtgctgggaaaactggctagccatatgtagaaagctgaaagtggatcccttccttacaccttatacaaaaattaattcaagatggcttaaagacttaaatgttagatctaaaaccataaaaaccctagaagaaaacctaggcaataccattcaggacataggcatgggcaaggacttcatgactaaaacaccaaaagcagtggcaacaaaagctaaaattgacaaatgagatctaattaaactaaagagcttcagcacggcaaaagaaactaccatgaaagtgaacaggcaacctacagaatgggagaaaatttttgcaatctactcatctgacaaagggctaatatctagaatctacgaagaacttaaatttacaagaaaaaaatcaaacaaccccatcaaaaagtgggcaaaggatatgaacagatacttctcaaaagaagacatttatgcagccaaaagacacatgagaaaatgctcatcatcactggccatcagagaaatgcaattcaaaaccacaatgagatactatctcacaccagttagaatggcaatcattaaaaagtcaggaaacaacaggtgctggagaggatgtggagaaacaggaacaccgTTACACTGCTggttggactgtaaactagttcaaccattgtggaaggtagtgtggcgattcctcagagatctagaactagaaataccatttgacccagccatcccattactgggtatatacccaaaggattataaatcatgctgctataaagacacatacacatgtatgttcattgtggcactatttacaatagcaaagacttggaaccaacccaaatgtccaacaatgatagactggattaagaaaatgtggcacatatacaccatggaatactaggtagccattaaaaaggatgagttcatgtcctttgtagggacatggatgaagctggaaaccatcattctgagcaaactatcacaaggacagaaaaccaaacaccgcatgttctcactcataggtgggaaatgaacgaGAATacctggacacaggatggggaacatcacacaccctggcctgtcgtggggtggggggaggggggagggatagcattaggagatatacctaatataaatgacgtgttaatgggtacagcagcagcacaccaacatggcacttgtatacatatgtaacaaacctgcacgttgtgcacatgtaccctagaacttaaaagtataatttaaaaaaaaattaaataaataaatctttctctAGAGAAGATAATGATGCTAATAGCTATGTAACTTTCCAAACATGACATCATATTAATATAACAGGCTTAAACACCAGCAACTATCAGGAGGAAAAAGTGAAACTACAATACTTATTCTTTACCAGTGAGATCCTACAGAATTCAGtggaaatttatataaaaagtaaataagggATGTAGAAGACCAACCTGCTCCTCTGCTATTCTTGAAGTATTCTGAAGTTTCACAAttgttttattgaaagccttttgcatttcttccatttgttttcgGTACCTATGGAGTAAGAACTGGTTTAAATCAGCTTTAATTTCTTACTTATTCCACTTAGTAATGGAAACATACTTCTGATTTTGATATATGAGAcaaatctatttttcttaaaGTGACTCTTATTCAGGCCTGTGCAATACAATTCTATTTATCTTCTGCTATGTAAAATTCAGTAATTTCTGTGGTTCCCTTGGGATGCAGATGGAGGTAGGGAAAAGTAAGAGCAGGTATGGGGTAGCTAAGTGGGCATgtcacacatgaacacacacacgaTTAGCCAATTAATTCCATGTGTGGATTAGAAAAATTTCCTACTTCAGATATAAGACTGCCTTGGTGACACCTTATTAGTGGCATTTCAATTTAAGAGATGTAAGAAAAGGTGGTGTTTCAGGAACTCTGGACCCTTGTGCCTAGATGTTTGCAAAACGTTGGTAGAGAAGCCCTAAGGACAGACAATGGACACACAAAGgataaaaaaagagtaaataggTTTAAAAAGCCAGGCCTGGTGTCTTAATGAATTGGCACTGTCTCTGGCACTTAAAAGCAGAAATTATTACAACTAGAACTAGGATGCTGAGACCTGTTTAAAAGAGAGCAAACTGCAAATGTGCCCAATCATCCAGTTCAGTCCATCCCTGTCTTCACTTATCTAAACTCTTAAGTGATATCTGGTCAAATTCCACTAAAACCTTTAAGGCCTATATACTATCATTTTTTCCATGAGCCCTCTGGGAATCAAGCAGAAAAAGTGGCTAAAGCAACTGAAAAAAGGTGAAAGTGAGTATAGATAATTCAAACTTGTTGCCAGCCTAATAAAAGTGTTTTGTCACTggaaagtacttttaaaattaaaaacaaaaaatcaattcaTTAAGTCACTGATCAGCATTCAAgtagctttctttctctctctcgctaAAATTGTGCTTACCTCTATTATATCATGAGATAATTAAATCCTCTCCTGTAATCACAGGTCATACTCTATGCTGCTTAACTCACTGCGTGAAGCTGACTCTGCTAATTCATAATAAAGCTTACCTTTGGCTAAGCTCCTCCAGATAGCGACCACTGAGAGACATGTTAACTTCTAAGGCTTTAATACGATTATTAAGTCTCATAAATACTGACTCCTTTTGGTTTGATCCATGTACAAGATTTCCATTAGCATATCCTAGATCTGTAGAATTTTGTAATTCAGCATAAAAATCTGTAGCTGTCCTCTGTAACCCTCTCAAAAGGGCATCTTCTGGAGACTGTTCTTCTTCTTTTACTTCAGGTAATGAAGAAGAATCCACAACAGAAATCAAAGTTTGCTTTGCTGTGTCAGCTATATTCATTTTGGCTTCCCCATCTTCATTGTCGGGTACAGTGGCTGTATTTATTGGTGGCACTATTGTTTCAGACAGCTTTGTGAAAATTTGCATGGAGTTCACATCTTCTTTTATAATATTATCCATTAACTCATTAACTTTATTTGTTTCATAGGTAATAGATGGTTTCTCTATAGAACTAAAGCTCTCAGACTTTTGTTCTGCTTCATTATCGATCTCAACAGAACTCTCTTGGGGAATCACTTGTGATGGTGTATGTCCTGCCTCATATTCAACAGACTCAGATACTTCTATTTTAGGCAAGAGATTGATTTCTGGGGTAATATCTAAAacaagagactgagaaagagTTTGAGAATGGCTTGGTTCAAGTTCAACTGCATCTACAGTGTGATTCACCAAGTCATCTTGGTGCACACTACTACTTAAATCACCCAGAACAACAGTTTCAGCTTCCCTTTCCATATTCTTATTTTCCAATTCTCCACTCAGAGGCTGCAATACTGAAACATCTACTGACTCTGCAGGAAGTAGTAAGGGTGGTTGAGCTGACACAAGATAATCTTTTCCTTTACTCAAAGCAGTTCGGCTGCGCTGCCGATAAAGAGCAACTTTAACTGAACaccatttatatatgtattccGAAAAACTAGAAATACAACAAATTGTGGTCAGTTCACTGCAAAATATTTGTGTCTCTGACTCAAACCAGGGTGATGATTCATCTTCCTGTTCACCGCTGCCCAGAAGGGTCACTGTAGATGGActtgcctcctcttcctcctcttgaaCTAACTGTACAATGGGACTCTCCTTTGGAGTATCTGGTGTTGACGGCTCCATGTCATGTGTGTGTACTTCAGTGGTTACATACCTAGAAATACATATATCATAATTATAAATCACTTACTTAGAAGTCTAAAGTTGaaatatgttaaagaaaaataaatgtatccaTACAGAAGATCAAAGGTTGGAAATATAGAAGAAATTTAAGTTGTTTTTGGATAAATGTTTCacctacaaaacatttttattataaaaacaaaaactgctcaGAAATGATAACAGAAATACTATTTATCAAGTGACTAGCTAGATGACACAAACCACCATATTTACCATATCAAACTTGCTTTCTTTTAATCTGTTTAAGAATTGTTTCTAAGTGAATACTTCCATTCACTGAATGTAGTGTTCCCTTCCtctcataaatatttactgaatcttTACAAGCTTCACTATCCCTTATACATCAGAAATTAAGCCAACTAAGAGCTAGCTTAATAAGCTAGCTTAAATAAGGTCCAGAGCTAAAACTAGAATGTAGGATTCTTAATATTTATGAATGCACTTTGTACTTGAATACCCTACTTTCAAAAGGCAGCTAGGTTTCTCAAACATGATTTTTCTAAGAATGATTTGAGGAACTCCAATGCAGCATTaaacacacgcgcacacacacacacacgcacacacacacgcacacacacacctacaaacATAGGATTATCTACTTTAAGGACAAGAAACATATCTCCCTTCCTAAAATAATTTTGCTATCATCTAGGCTAATCTTCTATTATTAAAAGCCAAATACCTAACCACTTTAATAACAATTCTGGCTTATGATATGCTAATAGTGCTGCTATTAAACTACTAGTGCCACTATTAATATTCTATCCCATTTTGAGGCTGTGGAGTATGTATGTGGCATACAGGAGAGTGGGGGATAAAGCTTATGGGGACAGTGTTATAAATTATAATGCCTGTGATTCCTTCCAAGATAAAGATAGTTAATTACTGAGTGTAGCCTTATACATAAAAGGTCCAATATaaaaaaaatggtaatttaaatACCAAAAATAATTATGCTCAAACACACATTTTCCCATTCTGAAAAATTACTAAGCATGccaggaaatgtcttcaaataaagactaatgtcacaatagcagagacagaAGAAAGTAACAAAATAGTATCTATGAGGTAGACTTTCATTTTGGTAGTAAAACAGTAAATGGAccaaattaaaacataattagACTACACTTtggtaaataaaaagatatttatagCCATATATATTTAGTCTCTAATAATATTTCTTACATATTCAGGTAATATATCGCTTTTCTACCAAATAATTTATGACAGTAAAAACAAGTAATGTctgaaggggagagagaaaaattaaattgaatttggtAAAAAATACTGAATATAGATGTTATATCCCATCTATACACACTGTAATcagaaatatactttaaaaattttttctcaaaTTCAGATGGCAAAACCTACTAAAacctaggaaaagaaaataagtcgGCTACTCATAACTTTAACAGTGACATCCTATCATGGATTCCTTCATTGTCACATATTTGCTTCAAAAGATTGCTTCAAAAGcattaaaaagaatttaagacaaacatgaagaaatactGAATAAGAAATTATgcaaaaatatctattaaaaatatggaaaaataaaaactgctacATTAGCCTGTGACTATAGCTTTCAACAAATATTCCTATCTActtgtgcatatatgtgtatgaaagtgtgtacatatatataaaaatccaaatcagttttatttagttttgaaaaataCGACATAGCGTGTTGTTAACTGAAGAAACCTAGTTACAAAATCAGGAACAGCAATCACAGCTCCACATAATTAGAAACACCAAGAATGTCTCTATCCCCAATAGATTTCTTAGGTCCTTTTAGGAATCAATAACACATATGCTATATTTTCTAATTACCCAATAAATATCTCCAGTAACTTTCAGGATTAACACAGGATAATATAATTTTCTCACCATGCCTTCCAAAGCATCAAAATCTCATTTTTGAAATAGTACAGTTCTTAGGAATTGCAGTTTAAAGCATATCCACTGCAGGTCTCATTACATACTATCTTGAACTAAGTGGTTCATATTCAAATATCTTATACTCTTTAAGTAGAGTTGTTCTAAGATAAAGGACTTGCAAAGTTTTGTAGGGAGTGTGTCTaatgaaatatacataaattaaGTCTACAATAACTACCTGATTATCCAAATCATTATAagcttattatttattataggtAAGAAGTAGAGGTACCAACAAAAGTAACCACCTCTGGCAGAAAGGACAAAAAATgagtatatattatatctattacCTATTTAGATACATCCCTGCCCAAAGTGTCCCCACTGCAACCCGGGGAAAGGCCTACATGATTCAGAGAAATGGAACAGTTAAGAGCTTGCTGTGTGGCAAACTCATTATtcaagaaccactgctctaggtaTTTTGGTAGCTTTCTAGGAATACCACAGATCAATGCTTTTAAACTTGAACTGaataaaaaaaagggggggggggccTTTAAAATTTGTCCTCAAGCCTATACCTGCAGAGTAAGGTCAATTATTTGCAATATGGAAAAGAGTCACTGTTGTGAATAATGAAAGTAATATATAatacccccccccaaaaaaaagtttGATTGAATTATATTCCCAGTATGCATATACACTAATGGGAAGAAGCAACTCAAAGATTTTCTAAGTGGCCACAGAATGTCTATCCTATGATTCAGAGCTCTCTACAGGTAATCATTTCACACACAAATCACAAGTTCCTTTTTTATACTAATATACTTATCTCTCCATTGTAATAAAATTCTGTTTAATATCACATTATAACTTACTCAGGAGATGGAACAGGAGTTGAAACAGGAGTTGATTCAGGCATTTTAGGTGCAGCTGTGGCAGTGGCATTCTCAGATAtacttttatttcctattttaagAAAGATGCCCAATGTTGAGTTCAATTTTAAAAGCTGtaccatgaaaatattttactaaaacaaatttcttggaagagaagaaaaaagccaAATAGGTTTGCTACTGcagactttttcttaaaaaatcaaagtTCTTTTAGGAAGAAATGATCATATAAGATCACAACAAGTAATATATATCGTTTCTCTATTTCTCAGATAATTAAATCAAGTCAGATGACTATGAATGTTGTGTAACCTTACGTGATTAATATGCCTTCTAGATACTGAAAGAGTTGTTAAAGAGAATGAGAGGAAATAAATGAGTCATTTTAAGTGTTCACTTGGatctaagcattttttaaaaaacaaaaaggcaagacTGTTTCTTTTTGCCAAAAATATTGTTATTTGCCATTCTCTACGGAAAAAAAGGCTTTCTAAATCAAGCAGCTATTTAACACATAAAAGAATAACATACTTGAAGTACCATTAGGACATCAAAATCTCGGTAAAGAGATAAGGAATAAAATCATTGCTATTAATATTAGAGCTAGGAGAAGTCAAAAGGCAAATTCATAAGTTTTATATAGACAGT
This window contains:
- the SUCO gene encoding SUN domain-containing ossification factor isoform X5; the encoded protein is MEPSTPDTPKESPIVQLVQEEEEEASPSTVTLLGSGEQEDESSPWFESETQIFCSELTTICCISSFSEYIYKWCSVKVALYRQRSRTALSKGKDYLVSAQPPLLLPAESVDVSVLQPLSGELENKNMEREAETVVLGDLSSSVHQDDLVNHTVDAVELEPSHSQTLSQSLVLDITPEINLLPKIEVSESVEYEAGHTPSQVIPQESSVEIDNEAEQKSESFSSIEKPSITYETNKVNELMDNIIKEDVNSMQIFTKLSETIVPPINTATVPDNEDGEAKMNIADTAKQTLISVVDSSSLPEVKEEEQSPEDALLRGLQRTATDFYAELQNSTDLGYANGNLVHGSNQKESVFMRLNNRIKALEVNMSLSGRYLEELSQRYRKQMEEMQKAFNKTIVKLQNTSRIAEEQDQRQTEAIQLLQAQLTNMTHLVSNLSATVAELKREVSDRQSYLVISLVLCVVLGLMLCMQRCRNTSQFDGDYISKLPKSNQYPSPKRCFSSYDDMNLKRRTSFPLMRSKSLQLTGKEVDPNDLYIVEPLKFSPEKKKKRCKYKIEKIETIKPAEPLHPIANGDIKGRKPFTNQRDFSNMGEVYHSSYKGPPSEGSSETSSQSEESYFCGISACTSLCNGQSQKTKTEKRALKRRRSKVQDQGKLIKTLIQTKSGSLPSLHDIIKGNKEITVGTFGVTAVSGHI